CGAGGAACCCTTCGGTGGTCAGCCAGCTCTGCTTGTCGCCGACCAGCAGCGCCAGGTCCTTGGTCATGAAGCCCGCTTCGACGGTGTCGATGCAGACCTTTTCCAGGGTGTCGGCGAAATTGGCCAGATCGGCGTTGTCGTCCAGCTTGGCGCGGTGGGCGAGGCCACGGGTCCAGGCGAAGATCGAGGCGATCGAGTTGGTCGAGGTCGACTGACCCTTCTGGTGCTGGCGGTAGTGGCGGGTGACGGTGCCGTGGGCGGCCTCGGCCTCGACGGTCTGGCCATCGGGGGTCAGCAGCACCGAGGTCATCAGGCCCAGCGAGCCGAAGCCCTGCGCCACGATGTCCGATTGCACGTCGCCGTCGTAGTTCTTGCAGGCCCAGACGTAGCCGCCCGACCACTTGAGGGCCGAGGCCACCATGTCGTCGATCAGGCGGTGCTCGTAGGTCAGGCCGAGGGCGTCGAACTGAGCCTTGTATTCGGCGTCGAAGACTTCCTGGAAGATGTCCTTGAAGCGGCCGTCGTAGGCTTTCAGGATGGTGTTCTTGGTCGACAGATAGACCGGGTACTGGCGCGACAGGCCGTAGGCGAAGCTGGCGTGGGCGAAGTCGCGGATCGAGTCGTCGAGGTTGTACATCGCCATGGCGACGCCGGCGCTGGGCGCGTCGAAGACTTCCTTTTCGATCACCGTGCCGTCTTCACCGACGAACTTGATGCTGAGCTTGCCGGCGCCCGGGAACAGGAAGTCGGTGGCGCGGTACTGGTCGCCGAAGGCGTGGCGGCCGACGATGATCGGCTGGGTCCAGCCGGGCACCAGGCGCGGGACGTTCTGGCAAATGATCGGCTCGCGGAAGATGACGCCGCCCAGGATGTTGCGGATAGTGCCGTTGGGGCTCTTCCACATCTTCTTGAGCTTGAATTCCTCGACCCGCTGTTCGTCCGGGGTGATCGTCGCGCACTTCACCGCCACGCCATGACGCTTGGTGGCGTTGGCGGCGTCGATGGTCACCTGGTCGTCGGTGGCGTCGCGATGCTCGATCGAGAGGTCGTAGTAGTCGAGCTCGAGGTCGAGGTAGGGGAAGATCAGCTTGTCCTTGATGAGCTTCCAGATGATGCGGGTCATTTCATCGCCGTCCATGTCGACGACGGGATTGGCGACCTTGATCTTGGCCATGAGGCGGTAGTCTCCCAAAAGGCGTTAAGCGCCGGGGTTGAGCGCGCTGAAGTGGGGGGACACAGGCCCGTCCGCGCCGCGCGAGATGGGCAGGGCTATAGACCCGATTTCGGCCCCGTCCAACAGGCGGCTTGCGCGCGGCCCCCGGCGGGTTATGACCGGATCATGCCGCTGGACCAGCAGACCGCCGTCGCCGAAGACCAGAGGGTGCTCGACACCGCCCGCTCGGCCTTCGCCCGGCTTGGCTTCGACGGCGCCGAGATGGCCGCCATCGCCGAGGGCGCGGGGCTGTCGGCCGAGCGGCTCTCCAGCCTCTACCCCGACAAGAAGGCGCTGTTCACCGCCGTCCTGGTCTCGCTGGAAAAGGCCTTTGACGCCCATTGCCGCGAGGCCTCCTCCGACCTGATCGGCGAGCCGCTGGCGCTGTTCCTGTCCGGGTGCCGGGCGGCGCTGGAGTTCAGCGACCGGCGCGACTTCGCCCGCATCGTCATGATCGAGGGTCCGGCCGTCCTGGGAGAGGCGGAGTGGGAGCGGATCGATCACGGACTCGGCTTGCCGACCATCCGCCAGGGCCTGCGCAACATGGCCCCGCACGCCGGCGAGGCGGCGCTGCGGCCGATGGCGGTGATGATCATGGGCGCGCTGAACGAACTGATCCTCGCCCTGGCGCGGGGCGAGAAGGGCGTCGAGGTCGAGGAAAGCCTGGCGGTGCTGGAGCGGCTGTTGAAGGCCTGGGCCGCGCGCTAGTCGAAGCTGGCCGGAAGCAACCGGTCGTAGATGCCCCGCACCGCGCCATAGCATTCGCAGGCGATGGCTTCGAGCCCGGCCCGGTCGAGGATGTCGACGACGCCGCGGCGATAGCGGATCAGCCCCTTGGCCTGCAGGCTGCCGGCCACCGCCGTGACCGTCGTGCGCTGCACGCCCAGCATGTCGGCCAGGAATTCCTGGGTCAGGCTGACGGTGTCGCTGTCAATGCGGTCGTGGCAGCTCAGCAGCCAGCGGCAGAACCGCGCCTCGACCGAGTGCAGGGCGTTGCAGGCGACCGAATGGACG
The nucleotide sequence above comes from Caulobacter sp. NIBR1757. Encoded proteins:
- a CDS encoding NADP-dependent isocitrate dehydrogenase, with amino-acid sequence MAKIKVANPVVDMDGDEMTRIIWKLIKDKLIFPYLDLELDYYDLSIEHRDATDDQVTIDAANATKRHGVAVKCATITPDEQRVEEFKLKKMWKSPNGTIRNILGGVIFREPIICQNVPRLVPGWTQPIIVGRHAFGDQYRATDFLFPGAGKLSIKFVGEDGTVIEKEVFDAPSAGVAMAMYNLDDSIRDFAHASFAYGLSRQYPVYLSTKNTILKAYDGRFKDIFQEVFDAEYKAQFDALGLTYEHRLIDDMVASALKWSGGYVWACKNYDGDVQSDIVAQGFGSLGLMTSVLLTPDGQTVEAEAAHGTVTRHYRQHQKGQSTSTNSIASIFAWTRGLAHRAKLDDNADLANFADTLEKVCIDTVEAGFMTKDLALLVGDKQSWLTTEGFLDKVDENLKAAMAKA
- a CDS encoding TetR family transcriptional regulator yields the protein MPLDQQTAVAEDQRVLDTARSAFARLGFDGAEMAAIAEGAGLSAERLSSLYPDKKALFTAVLVSLEKAFDAHCREASSDLIGEPLALFLSGCRAALEFSDRRDFARIVMIEGPAVLGEAEWERIDHGLGLPTIRQGLRNMAPHAGEAALRPMAVMIMGALNELILALARGEKGVEVEESLAVLERLLKAWAAR